In Xenorhabdus poinarii G6, the following are encoded in one genomic region:
- the pdxA gene encoding 4-hydroxythreonine-4-phosphate dehydrogenase PdxA has protein sequence MHNNKPIIITPGEPAGVGPDLVISLAQKTWPIQLVVCADPALMLSRARQLNLPLQLQTYSPEHISSSQAAGTLTILPVQLQSPSVTGELNRQNGIYVTETLAKACEGCLNGEFSALVTGPVHKGVINDAGVSFTGHTEFFADHSQCSRVVMMLATEELRVALATTHLPILDVPKAITFDSLREVITILNHDLKTKFGIPRPHIYVCGLNPHAGEGGHMGREEIDVIIPALESLRAEGIWLEGPLPADTLFQPKYLHHADAVLSMYHDQGLPVLKYQGFGRAVNITLGLPFIRTSVDHGTALELAGTGQADVGSFITALNLAIKMIQNSNE, from the coding sequence ATGCACAACAATAAACCCATCATCATCACCCCCGGCGAGCCAGCCGGGGTTGGCCCTGATTTAGTCATTTCCCTTGCGCAAAAAACATGGCCCATCCAATTGGTTGTTTGTGCCGATCCAGCGCTGATGCTCTCCCGTGCCAGACAATTAAATTTACCCCTACAGCTACAAACTTATTCCCCTGAACACATCTCTTCATCACAAGCCGCCGGAACACTCACTATCCTGCCCGTTCAACTCCAATCTCCGTCTGTAACGGGAGAGTTAAACCGGCAAAACGGGATATATGTCACGGAAACCTTAGCGAAAGCCTGCGAAGGGTGTTTAAACGGGGAATTTTCAGCGTTAGTGACGGGGCCTGTACACAAAGGGGTCATCAATGATGCCGGGGTGTCTTTTACCGGGCATACGGAGTTTTTTGCTGACCACAGCCAGTGCTCAAGAGTGGTTATGATGTTAGCAACAGAAGAACTGCGAGTGGCACTGGCAACAACACACCTGCCAATTCTGGATGTGCCCAAAGCCATCACATTTGATTCGCTCAGGGAAGTTATCACCATCCTCAATCACGATCTGAAAACGAAATTTGGCATTCCCCGCCCTCATATCTATGTTTGTGGCCTGAATCCTCATGCGGGTGAAGGGGGGCATATGGGGCGTGAAGAAATCGATGTCATTATTCCGGCTTTAGAGAGCCTGAGAGCAGAAGGGATATGGCTGGAAGGCCCATTACCTGCGGATACCTTGTTTCAGCCCAAATATTTGCATCATGCCGATGCCGTGCTTTCGATGTATCACGATCAAGGGCTGCCCGTGTTAAAATACCAGGGTTTTGGCAGAGCGGTGAATATTACACTGGGTCTGCCATTTATCCGAACTTCTGTCGATCATGGTACAGCTCTGGAGCTGGCTGGGACAGGTCAAGCTGATGTGGGTAGTTTTATCACCGCATTAAATCTAGCAATTAAAATGATACAAAACAGTAATGAATAA
- the surA gene encoding peptidylprolyl isomerase SurA, whose protein sequence is MKNWRSLILGLMFSVNSIAMAAPQELNKVAAVVNNDVVLESDVNGLLQSVKLNAKQAGQQIPDEKTLRHQILERLIMDDIILQMAKQMQIAIPDQALDAAITNIAAQNHLSLAQLEQSLTAEGVNFETYRHQIRKEMMIAEVRNNEVRRRVNILPQEIDSLANQIGSQNSQDTELNISHILIPLPENPSQEQVETAESTVRKILSELKNGVDFGKLALTYSGDTQALKGGNMGWNKQQELPSLFAAQLQSAHKGQIVGPIRSGVGFHILKVNDIRGGQMPIAVTEVDARHILLKTSPVLDDEQARNKLIQLREEILSGKVSFEKAAKEYSEDPGSAMRGGELGWNLPSAYDPAFRDALIKLQKGEISQPIHSAFGWHLIQLIDSRKVDRTDAAQKDHAYRLLFNRKFNEEAQSWMQELRASAYVKILDGSNAQQ, encoded by the coding sequence ATGAAGAACTGGAGATCGCTCATTCTCGGATTGATGTTTTCAGTGAACTCTATCGCAATGGCGGCGCCACAAGAGCTTAATAAAGTGGCGGCTGTTGTTAACAATGATGTTGTGCTGGAAAGTGATGTCAACGGCCTTTTACAATCCGTTAAACTCAATGCAAAACAAGCAGGCCAGCAGATACCGGATGAGAAAACATTGCGTCACCAGATCCTTGAACGCCTGATTATGGACGATATTATTCTGCAAATGGCTAAGCAGATGCAGATTGCTATCCCGGATCAAGCCTTAGATGCTGCGATCACAAATATTGCGGCTCAGAACCATTTGAGCCTCGCCCAATTGGAACAAAGCCTGACCGCAGAGGGCGTGAACTTTGAGACCTACCGTCATCAAATCCGTAAGGAAATGATGATTGCAGAAGTACGTAACAATGAAGTACGTCGCCGCGTCAATATTCTGCCACAGGAGATTGATTCTCTGGCTAACCAAATCGGCAGCCAAAATAGTCAGGACACGGAGCTGAATATCAGCCATATCCTGATCCCGCTACCGGAAAACCCTAGCCAGGAACAGGTAGAAACAGCAGAAAGCACCGTCAGAAAAATCTTATCTGAACTCAAGAATGGCGTGGATTTCGGTAAGTTAGCGCTTACCTACTCCGGTGATACCCAGGCTCTGAAAGGGGGCAATATGGGCTGGAATAAACAACAAGAATTGCCCTCTTTGTTTGCGGCACAACTCCAGTCCGCACATAAGGGGCAAATTGTTGGCCCCATTCGTTCCGGGGTGGGTTTTCACATTCTGAAAGTGAATGATATCCGTGGGGGTCAGATGCCAATCGCCGTGACGGAAGTCGATGCCCGCCATATTTTGCTGAAAACCTCACCTGTTTTGGACGATGAGCAGGCACGCAATAAATTGATTCAACTCAGAGAAGAGATTTTAAGTGGCAAAGTATCATTTGAAAAAGCGGCAAAAGAGTATTCTGAAGATCCGGGTTCCGCGATGCGCGGGGGAGAGCTAGGTTGGAACTTACCGAGCGCCTATGATCCCGCTTTCCGTGATGCGCTCATCAAGCTGCAAAAAGGTGAAATCAGCCAGCCTATTCACTCTGCTTTCGGTTGGCATCTTATTCAACTGATTGATAGCCGCAAAGTTGATAGAACCGATGCTGCCCAAAAAGATCATGCTTACCGCCTGCTGTTTAACCGTAAATTCAATGAAGAAGCACAAAGCTGGATGCAAGAATTACGCGCCTCCGCTTATGTGAAAATTTTAGATGGTAGCAATGCACAACAATAA
- the apaG gene encoding Co2+/Mg2+ efflux protein ApaG has protein sequence MLNEPRVYIQVQSTYVESQSQPEQQRFVFAYTISIHNLGHFPVQLISRYWRITNSDGHLTEVQGEGVVGQQPLIPPGTEYCYRSGAILETPLGTMEGYYEMLDHNGRPFRAPIPVFRLAIPTLIN, from the coding sequence ATGCTCAATGAACCAAGAGTTTATATTCAAGTACAAAGTACTTATGTAGAAAGTCAATCACAACCGGAACAACAACGTTTTGTGTTTGCTTATACAATATCAATTCACAATCTTGGGCATTTCCCTGTGCAACTGATTAGCCGTTACTGGCGAATTACTAACAGTGATGGCCACCTAACCGAAGTTCAGGGTGAAGGGGTTGTGGGACAACAACCTTTGATCCCACCGGGAACCGAATATTGCTACCGTAGTGGTGCTATTTTGGAAACGCCTCTGGGAACGATGGAGGGCTACTATGAAATGCTTGATCACAATGGTCGTCCATTCCGTGCCCCTATCCCCGTCTTCCGGCTGGCTATTCCAACGCTGATAAATTAA
- the rsmA gene encoding 16S rRNA (adenine(1518)-N(6)/adenine(1519)-N(6))-dimethyltransferase RsmA, producing the protein MNNKVHQGHHARKRFGQNFLTDQFIIDSIVDAFNPQAGQAVVEIGPGLGALTEPVGERMDKMTVVELDRDLAARLHVHPRLKEKLTIIQQDAMTVDFGQIARDHGQSLRVFGNLPYNISTPLMFHLFSYTDAIADMNFMLQKEVVNRLVAGPGSKAYGRLSVMAQYYCQVIPVLEVPPTAFTPAPKVDSAIVRLIPHKNIPYPVQNIRVLARITTQAFNQRRKTIRNSLGNLFSVEQLAELGIDPSTRAENIAVEQYCKMANWLSSQPDIAEVNKQALQ; encoded by the coding sequence ATGAATAATAAAGTCCATCAAGGGCATCATGCCCGTAAACGTTTCGGGCAGAATTTTTTAACCGACCAATTTATCATTGACAGTATTGTCGATGCGTTCAACCCACAGGCGGGTCAAGCCGTAGTGGAAATCGGCCCGGGGTTGGGCGCACTGACTGAGCCGGTCGGTGAACGGATGGATAAAATGACTGTCGTCGAGCTTGACCGTGATCTGGCGGCTCGTCTGCATGTCCATCCCCGCTTGAAAGAGAAGCTGACCATCATTCAACAAGATGCAATGACCGTCGATTTTGGTCAGATTGCCAGAGATCATGGTCAATCTCTGCGTGTATTTGGTAATTTGCCTTATAACATTTCGACACCGTTAATGTTCCACCTTTTCAGCTATACTGATGCTATCGCTGATATGAACTTTATGTTGCAGAAAGAAGTGGTGAATCGTCTTGTCGCAGGACCGGGTAGTAAAGCCTACGGACGTTTAAGCGTGATGGCACAATACTATTGTCAGGTCATCCCTGTTCTTGAAGTACCGCCGACCGCATTTACGCCAGCGCCGAAAGTAGACTCTGCCATTGTCCGTTTGATCCCACACAAGAATATCCCTTATCCGGTTCAAAACATTCGCGTGCTAGCCCGGATCACAACACAGGCCTTTAACCAGCGGCGCAAAACGATCCGCAATAGCCTTGGAAATCTTTTCTCTGTTGAACAACTGGCTGAGCTGGGTATTGATCCAAGTACACGAGCTGAAAATATCGCTGTCGAGCAATACTGTAAAATGGCAAACTGGTTATCATCTCAACCTGACATTGCCGAAGTGAATAAACAGGCGTTGCAGTAA
- the apaH gene encoding bis(5'-nucleosyl)-tetraphosphatase (symmetrical) ApaH has protein sequence MATYLIGDIHGCYREFRALLEQVDFNPNEDTLWLTGDLVARGPDSLAVLRYIKQLGSAVKLVLGNHDLHLLAVYAKISRNKPKDLLDELLAAPDVDELINWLRKQPILQIDNKLKLVMAHAGLTPQWDLETAQVCAREVEAILRSDSYPLYLNAMYGDMPNNWTPELSGLARLRYSTNALTRMRYCFPNGQLDMICKSKPESAPAPLKPWFELPRNIPEDYSIIFGHWAALEGQGTPAGIYALDTGCCWGGKLTLLRWEDKHYFSQDAFRQTQ, from the coding sequence ATGGCTACATACCTTATTGGCGACATTCACGGTTGTTATCGTGAATTTCGCGCTTTGTTAGAACAAGTCGATTTTAATCCCAATGAAGACACATTATGGCTGACAGGCGATCTCGTTGCTCGTGGCCCGGATTCATTGGCGGTACTTCGTTATATCAAACAACTGGGTTCTGCAGTTAAATTGGTATTGGGCAATCATGATCTCCATCTGTTAGCGGTTTACGCTAAAATCAGCCGTAATAAGCCCAAAGATTTACTGGATGAATTACTGGCAGCACCGGATGTCGATGAATTGATTAATTGGCTGAGAAAACAGCCCATATTGCAAATCGATAATAAATTAAAACTCGTCATGGCACATGCCGGGCTGACCCCACAATGGGATTTGGAAACGGCCCAAGTTTGTGCCCGTGAAGTAGAAGCGATTCTGCGTAGTGACAGTTACCCGCTGTATCTCAATGCCATGTATGGCGATATGCCAAATAATTGGACACCAGAGCTAAGCGGCCTGGCCCGATTACGTTACAGTACCAATGCGTTGACCCGGATGCGTTACTGTTTTCCAAATGGTCAATTGGATATGATCTGCAAATCCAAACCCGAAAGTGCCCCTGCCCCGCTGAAACCCTGGTTCGAATTACCACGCAATATTCCTGAAGATTATTCTATTATCTTTGGCCATTGGGCAGCACTGGAAGGCCAGGGAACGCCGGCAGGTATCTATGCGCTGGACACCGGGTGTTGTTGGGGGGGAAAACTGACCCTGCTGCGTTGGGAAGATAAGCACTATTTCAGCCAGGATGCATTCCGCCAAACGCAATAA
- a CDS encoding DEAD/DEAH family ATP-dependent RNA helicase: MTTETEISFADLGLSAPILSALGDLGYEKPSPIQQQCIPHLLNGRDVLGMAQTGSGKTAAFSLPLLHNIDAELKAPQILVLAPTRELAVQVAEACSDFSKHMRNVNVVALYGGQRYDVQLRALRQGPQVVVGTPGRLLDHLKRGTLDLSNLKGLVLDEADEMLRMGFIEDVENIMSQIPAEHQTALFSATMPEAIRRITRRFMNEPQEVRIQSSVTNRPDISQSYWSVYGMRKNEALVRFMEAEDFDAAIIFVRTKNATLEVAETLERHGYNSAALNGDMNQALREQTLERLKNGRLDILIATDVAARGLDVERISLVVNYDIPMDAESYVHRIGRTGRAGRAGRALLFVENRERRLLRNIERTMKLTIPEVELPNAELLSQRRLEKFAANVQQQLESSDLEQYRALLSKLGTNDELDMDTLAAALLKMAQGERPLILPPDPVRRPRREFNDRDDRRRNNGVGERDKGDRPRRERRDVGDMELYRIDVGRDDGVEVRHIVGAIANEGDISSRYIGNIKLFATHSTIELPKGMPGELLSHFTRTRILNKPLNMQLLGEAQPFERRERRGGRNGSNGGNGGNGPRRDREGFGNNNGGRRFNNERRGGGERGAFRGRGNDDANGGAPRRRSNNGNA; encoded by the coding sequence ATGACCACTGAGACTGAAATCTCTTTTGCTGATTTAGGTTTATCAGCACCTATTCTTTCTGCACTGGGAGACTTGGGCTATGAAAAGCCATCTCCTATTCAACAACAATGTATTCCCCACCTGCTGAACGGTCGTGATGTGCTAGGTATGGCACAGACTGGTAGCGGTAAAACGGCGGCTTTTAGCTTGCCTTTATTGCATAACATTGATGCTGAACTTAAAGCTCCACAGATCCTTGTGTTAGCGCCAACCCGTGAACTGGCGGTACAGGTTGCTGAAGCATGTTCAGATTTTTCCAAGCATATGCGCAACGTGAATGTTGTTGCACTTTACGGTGGACAGCGTTATGACGTTCAATTGCGCGCTCTGCGCCAGGGACCGCAGGTCGTGGTGGGCACACCGGGTCGTCTGCTCGATCACCTGAAACGTGGCACATTGGATCTGTCCAACCTGAAAGGTTTGGTTCTGGATGAAGCTGACGAAATGTTGCGTATGGGCTTTATCGAAGATGTTGAAAACATCATGAGCCAGATCCCTGCTGAACATCAAACGGCGTTGTTCTCAGCAACGATGCCAGAAGCGATTCGTCGTATTACTCGTCGCTTTATGAATGAGCCACAGGAAGTTCGTATCCAGAGCAGTGTGACAAACCGTCCTGACATTAGCCAAAGCTACTGGTCTGTTTACGGTATGCGCAAGAATGAAGCGTTAGTGCGTTTCATGGAAGCCGAAGATTTTGATGCTGCGATTATTTTTGTGCGCACCAAAAATGCAACGCTGGAAGTTGCCGAAACGCTGGAGCGTCATGGTTACAACTCTGCGGCTCTGAATGGTGACATGAATCAGGCACTGCGTGAGCAGACACTTGAGCGCCTGAAAAATGGTCGTTTGGATATTCTGATTGCGACGGATGTTGCCGCTCGTGGTCTGGATGTTGAGCGCATCAGCCTCGTTGTGAACTATGACATCCCAATGGATGCAGAATCTTATGTTCACCGTATTGGTCGTACCGGTCGTGCCGGCCGTGCCGGCCGTGCCCTGTTGTTTGTTGAAAACCGTGAGCGTCGTTTGCTGCGTAATATTGAACGCACCATGAAACTGACTATCCCGGAAGTTGAATTGCCGAATGCAGAACTGCTGAGCCAGCGTCGTCTGGAAAAATTTGCGGCAAATGTTCAACAACAACTGGAAAGCAGTGACCTGGAGCAATACCGTGCATTGCTGTCTAAGCTGGGAACCAATGATGAACTGGATATGGATACATTGGCCGCAGCCCTGCTGAAGATGGCTCAAGGTGAGCGTCCGCTGATTCTGCCACCAGATCCTGTACGTCGTCCTCGCCGTGAATTTAATGATCGTGATGACCGTCGTCGCAACAATGGTGTTGGTGAACGTGACAAAGGCGATCGTCCTCGTCGTGAACGTCGTGACGTGGGTGATATGGAACTGTATCGCATTGACGTTGGCCGTGATGATGGTGTTGAAGTTCGTCATATCGTGGGGGCAATTGCAAACGAAGGGGATATCAGCAGTCGCTATATCGGTAATATCAAACTGTTTGCGACCCATTCTACGATCGAACTGCCAAAAGGCATGCCGGGAGAATTACTGTCTCACTTTACCCGTACTCGTATTCTGAACAAGCCATTGAATATGCAGTTATTGGGTGAAGCACAACCATTTGAACGCCGTGAGCGTCGTGGTGGCCGTAATGGTAGCAATGGTGGTAATGGCGGCAATGGCCCACGTCGTGATCGTGAGGGTTTCGGCAATAATAATGGTGGTCGTCGTTTTAACAACGAACGTCGTGGTGGCGGTGAGCGTGGTGCTTTCCGTGGTCGTGGCAACGATGATGCCAATGGTGGTGCACCTCGCCGTCGTTCAAATAATGGCAACGCCTAA
- the djlA gene encoding co-chaperone DjlA gives MQYWGKLFGLIFGIASGTGFWGIVIGLLLGHILDKVRAKKLGMTPQGPTRQTLFFRSTFQVLGHLTKAKGRVTETDIQLATQLMNRMQLHGEARLSAQQAFREGKQPEFPLRETLRQLRRACLGRFDLIRMFLEIQLQAAFADGELHPNERTVLFVIAEELGISRIQFEQFLAMMEGGRHFDAHDFGGQYQQHGHYQGHRQPRATLADACKVLGVNEQDDAITIKRAYRKLMSEHHPDKLVAKGLPPEMMELAKQKAQSIQAAYDWIKKEKGFK, from the coding sequence ATGCAGTATTGGGGAAAATTATTTGGCTTAATCTTTGGGATTGCGTCTGGCACTGGGTTTTGGGGAATTGTGATTGGCTTGTTGCTGGGTCATATCCTCGACAAAGTCAGGGCGAAAAAATTGGGGATGACCCCGCAAGGCCCAACCCGACAGACGCTGTTTTTCCGCAGCACTTTTCAGGTATTGGGACATCTGACCAAAGCAAAAGGTCGGGTGACAGAAACAGATATTCAGCTCGCTACTCAGCTGATGAATAGAATGCAATTGCATGGGGAAGCGCGGCTTTCCGCCCAGCAGGCGTTTCGTGAAGGCAAACAGCCCGAATTTCCTTTACGTGAAACATTACGGCAATTACGGCGTGCTTGCCTCGGTCGTTTTGATCTGATTCGGATGTTTTTGGAAATTCAGTTACAAGCCGCATTTGCGGATGGCGAACTGCATCCTAATGAAAGAACGGTGCTGTTTGTCATCGCCGAAGAATTAGGGATTTCCCGTATTCAATTTGAACAATTTCTTGCCATGATGGAAGGCGGCCGCCATTTCGATGCGCATGATTTTGGGGGGCAGTACCAACAGCATGGGCATTATCAAGGCCATAGACAGCCGCGTGCGACATTAGCCGATGCTTGTAAGGTATTGGGCGTCAATGAACAGGATGATGCCATAACCATTAAGCGGGCGTATCGAAAACTGATGAGTGAGCATCATCCCGATAAGCTGGTGGCAAAAGGTTTACCACCAGAAATGATGGAGCTGGCGAAACAGAAAGCACAGTCCATTCAAGCGGCTTATGATTGGATTAAAAAAGAGAAGGGGTTTAAATAA
- the lptD gene encoding LPS assembly protein LptD: protein MNKCYPTLLATMVWAALYSQQAHADLAAQCMLGVPVYDKPIITGDPNKIPVHITSDDTHGEYPNAVEFTGNVDIQQGNKTLTADKVWLEQNQEQDKRPFRSVTATGNVHYSDPQIILKGPRAWANLNNKDADVEQGNYQMVGRQGRGSADKMSLREQNRYTILDNGIFTSCLPGNDSWSVVGSEVILDRQEEVAEIWNARFRVANVPVFYSPYLQLPIGDKRRSGFLIPNASFSNKDGFQFFLPYYWNIAPNYDATITPHLITMRGLKLDNEFRYLTQAGTGTVALDWIGRDRLYKEDKSLNIRPERDSHSRWLFYWNHSGVMNQVWRFSADYTKVSDPNYFGDFSSQYGSSTDGYATQKFSIGYAQQNWNTTLTTKQFQIFTPSEGRKAYRAEPQLDFNYYKNDLGRFDFHTYAQVAKFTSVGNLWPSATRWHFEPAINLPLSNGWASINNEFKLMATHYEQDLSDTIKQNAQTASLERSVNRVLPVFKSDANMVFERAMYFNQNYTQTLEPRVQYLYVPYKNQSNINNFDSSLLQSDYTGLFRDRFYSGLDRISSANQFTTGMTTRVYDENLVERFSLSLGQIYYFERPRTEDTERDSGSKDIMGNKKGTGATTWAGDAHWKINDSWGLKGGLQYDNRLGSLTMSNAVMEYRRDADSMLQLNYRFVDRDYIQATLGQLPAYQQGISQVGMVASWPLSDRWAFVGAYYYDTKEKQPASQMVGLQYNTCCWAVNVGYERKIVNWRFGSSQYDNKWSFNVELRGLSNNHSLGSQKMLQQGILPYQRAF from the coding sequence ATGAATAAATGTTATCCTACCCTGCTGGCCACCATGGTATGGGCAGCGCTTTACAGTCAGCAGGCTCATGCTGACCTTGCAGCACAATGTATGCTGGGTGTCCCTGTCTACGATAAGCCGATTATCACGGGCGATCCCAATAAAATCCCTGTTCACATTACGTCCGACGATACTCACGGTGAATACCCCAATGCCGTTGAATTCACGGGGAATGTGGATATTCAACAGGGCAATAAAACGCTGACGGCCGATAAAGTCTGGCTCGAACAGAATCAGGAGCAGGATAAACGCCCCTTTCGTTCGGTAACCGCAACCGGCAATGTGCATTACAGTGACCCTCAGATCATCTTAAAAGGGCCACGCGCCTGGGCTAATCTGAATAATAAAGATGCCGATGTGGAACAAGGCAATTATCAGATGGTGGGTCGTCAGGGACGTGGTAGCGCAGACAAAATGAGTCTGCGCGAACAAAACCGCTATACCATTTTAGATAATGGAATATTCACGTCCTGCCTGCCCGGTAATGATAGCTGGAGTGTGGTGGGTTCCGAAGTCATTCTTGACCGTCAAGAAGAAGTGGCTGAAATCTGGAATGCCCGTTTCCGCGTGGCGAATGTCCCAGTGTTTTACAGTCCCTATTTGCAGTTGCCGATCGGCGATAAACGTCGTTCTGGTTTCTTAATTCCCAATGCCAGTTTCTCCAATAAAGATGGCTTCCAATTCTTTTTGCCCTATTACTGGAACATTGCGCCTAATTATGATGCCACAATAACCCCCCATCTCATTACCATGCGGGGATTAAAGCTAGATAATGAATTCCGTTATTTAACCCAGGCGGGAACAGGCACTGTTGCGCTGGATTGGATTGGCCGTGATCGTTTATATAAAGAGGATAAAAGCCTCAACATCAGACCTGAACGGGATAGTCATAGCCGCTGGTTATTCTACTGGAATCACAGTGGTGTGATGAATCAGGTTTGGCGTTTCAGTGCCGACTATACCAAAGTCAGTGATCCGAACTATTTCGGTGATTTCAGTTCACAATATGGTTCCAGCACCGATGGTTATGCAACCCAGAAATTCAGTATTGGTTATGCTCAACAGAACTGGAATACCACACTGACAACCAAACAGTTCCAAATATTTACCCCCAGTGAAGGCAGAAAAGCTTACCGGGCTGAGCCACAGTTGGATTTCAATTACTACAAAAATGATCTGGGGCGATTTGATTTTCATACCTATGCTCAGGTGGCGAAATTTACCAGTGTTGGTAATCTGTGGCCAAGTGCCACGCGCTGGCATTTTGAACCGGCCATCAACTTGCCGCTCTCCAATGGCTGGGCAAGTATCAATAATGAATTTAAATTAATGGCCACGCATTATGAGCAGGATCTTTCTGATACCATCAAACAAAACGCCCAAACGGCTTCATTAGAAAGGTCGGTAAACCGTGTTCTGCCGGTGTTTAAGTCAGATGCGAACATGGTGTTTGAACGCGCCATGTATTTTAATCAGAATTACACCCAAACGCTGGAGCCACGCGTTCAATATCTCTATGTCCCCTATAAGAATCAGAGTAACATTAACAACTTCGACTCTTCTCTGCTACAGTCGGACTATACCGGGTTATTCCGTGACCGCTTCTATAGTGGCTTAGATCGCATTTCATCTGCTAATCAATTTACTACCGGTATGACCACCCGCGTCTATGATGAAAATCTAGTTGAACGTTTTAGCTTATCTTTAGGTCAAATTTATTACTTTGAACGTCCGCGAACCGAAGATACCGAACGTGATTCAGGTAGCAAGGATATCATGGGTAATAAAAAGGGAACGGGGGCGACAACATGGGCTGGAGATGCGCACTGGAAAATCAATGATTCCTGGGGTCTCAAAGGCGGACTGCAATATGATAACCGTCTGGGCAGTTTAACGATGAGTAATGCCGTCATGGAATACCGCCGTGACGCAGACAGCATGTTACAGTTGAACTACCGTTTTGTTGATCGGGATTATATTCAAGCTACGCTCGGACAATTACCTGCTTATCAGCAAGGTATTTCTCAGGTGGGGATGGTAGCAAGCTGGCCATTGTCAGATCGCTGGGCGTTTGTCGGGGCTTATTATTACGATACTAAAGAGAAACAGCCAGCAAGCCAGATGGTTGGTCTACAATACAACACTTGCTGCTGGGCCGTGAACGTGGGTTATGAACGCAAGATCGTTAACTGGCGCTTCGGTAGCAGCCAATATGACAACAAATGGTCATTCAATGTTGAACTTCGTGGCTTAAGTAATAATCATAGTTTAGGCAGTCAGAAAATGTTGCAGCAAGGTATTCTTCCATACCAACGCGCATTCTGA
- the nlpI gene encoding lipoprotein NlpI, whose product MNSFLRWCYIAAIFTLMGCSSNGWRKNEVLAIPLQPALQQEVILARMEQILASRSLTEDEYAQLLYERGVLYDSLGLKALAQNDFSVALSIRPDIPDIFNYLGIYFTQAGNFDSAYEAFDSVLELDPTYKYARMNRGISLYYGGRYRLAQDDLQAFYQDDPNDPFRSLWLYLVEEKIDPKVAMTNLSNHFDKANRGQWGWNIVEFYLSKISEKTLMARLKQASTDNTSLAEHLSETDFYLGKHYLSLGDEDSAVALFKLTVANNVHYFVEHRYALLELALLGQKQDDLSESNQQ is encoded by the coding sequence ATGAATTCTTTTCTGCGCTGGTGCTATATTGCAGCTATTTTTACCCTTATGGGGTGTAGCAGCAATGGGTGGCGTAAAAACGAAGTTCTTGCTATTCCATTACAGCCTGCATTGCAGCAAGAGGTTATTCTGGCTCGTATGGAACAAATACTGGCGAGTCGGTCTCTGACGGAAGATGAGTACGCACAGCTTTTATATGAACGAGGTGTGCTGTATGATAGCCTCGGACTGAAGGCATTGGCGCAGAATGATTTTTCAGTGGCTTTGTCTATCCGTCCTGATATTCCTGATATTTTTAACTATCTGGGTATTTATTTTACGCAGGCAGGCAATTTTGATTCTGCCTATGAAGCGTTTGATTCTGTTTTAGAGCTTGATCCAACTTACAAGTACGCGCGAATGAATCGTGGCATTTCACTGTATTACGGTGGCCGCTATCGATTGGCGCAGGATGATCTGCAGGCGTTTTATCAAGACGATCCAAATGATCCCTTCCGTTCGCTGTGGCTGTACCTTGTGGAAGAGAAAATCGATCCTAAAGTTGCAATGACAAATTTGTCGAACCATTTTGACAAAGCGAACCGGGGGCAATGGGGCTGGAATATCGTTGAATTCTATTTGAGCAAAATCAGTGAAAAAACATTGATGGCGCGGCTAAAGCAGGCTTCAACAGATAACACTTCGCTCGCTGAGCATCTCAGTGAAACTGACTTCTATTTAGGTAAACATTACCTAAGTCTGGGGGATGAGGATAGCGCTGTTGCGTTATTCAAACTGACGGTGGCTAACAACGTCCATTACTTTGTTGAGCACCGCTACGCATTGTTGGAATTGGCGCTATTAGGCCAAAAACAAGATGACTTATCGGAATCGAACCAACAATAG